The Schizosaccharomyces pombe strain 972h- genome assembly, chromosome: I genome contains a region encoding:
- the slx4 gene encoding structure-specific endonuclease subunit Slx4, with protein MSAEEYIEVSSSPDIFTDDDDMITIEPELNKNPKDCNSKRKRSVTECCEIRLITSKCDFESTQQLVHHNCTGHKVHEHNLNAVDEEDFDTENLPLLFSSFSDNESDILEPDLNTRVAEDNDVLLSRYSKIKNSASCRNTFEHSAYHSNREEISSSGFYYHRKPQLFEKSLEKLGNKSIEANRSPLIKELCESANSTENVCFSVSTVDEIQQRHPSAGHSIDSTCQSNSFLEGDSATHKKKKTDNIKEFTSCEFNDRSRTLLNYAGYMDTNKNADNEAKSLKEKLENFPVEKLRAIAESYGFKSSDSKATLIKIVESCLDAIDSRSQSKKLGKETPHDYLITSTKTVLEFDDIVTQTHRAISQVVKQAKDNSVWIKILTYSAIDVEEFQLWLKRKNLNVSLDLIKSWCDKYGVLMKGSWH; from the exons ATGTCGGCTGAAGAATACATTGAGGTATCATCTTCTCCTGATATATTCACGGAc GATGATGACATGATAACAATAGAGCCAGAGCTAAACAAAAACCCTAAAGATTGTAATAGTAAACGAAAAAGATCTGTTACTGAATGTTGTGAAATTAGGCTGATAACTTCTAAATGTGATTTTGAGTCTACTCAACAGCTTGTGCATCACAATTGTACGGGACATAAGGTTCATGAGCACAACTTAAACGCTGtggatgaagaagattttgATACTGAAAATCTccctcttcttttttcttcctttagCGACAATGAATCAGATATCTTAGAACCCGATCTTAACACTCGGGTAGCTGAAGATAATGATGTCCTTTTATCTAGATAcagcaaaattaaaaatagtgCTTCATGCAGAAATACTTTCGAGCACTCTGCATATCACTCAAATAGGGAAGAAATATCTTCTAGTGGTTTTTATTACCATAGGAAGCCTCAATTGTTCGAAAAATCTTTAGAGAAGTTAGGaaataaatcaattgaAGCCAACAGGAGTCCTCTTATAAAAGAACTTTGTGAATCGGCTAATTCTACTGAAAACGTTTGTTTTTCTGTTTCCACCGTTGATGAAATTCAGCAAAGGCATCCAAGCGCCGGTCATTCAATAGACTCAACTTGTCAGTCAAACTCGTTTCTTGAAGGCGATAGTGCTACacataagaaaaaaaaaacggaCAATATTAAAGAGTTTACTTCATGTGAATTTAATGACCGTAGCAGAACCCTGTTAAACTATGCCGGTTACATGGACACTAACAAAAACGCTGATAATGAAGCtaaatcattaaaagaaaagttggAGAATTTTCCGGTTGAAAAATTACGTGCTATAGCGGAAAGTTATGGCTTCAAATCATCAGATTCGAAAGCAACTCTCATTAAGATAGTAGAATCTTGTTTGGATGCAATCGATAGCCGATCTCAGTCTAAAAAATTAGGCAAAGAAACTCCCCATGATTATTTGATAACTTCTACTAAAACAGTATTGGAGTTTGATGATATAGTGACACAGACTCATAGAGCAATTTCGCAAGTTGTTAAGCAAGCCAAAGACAATAGTGTGTGGATTAAAATTCTTACGTATTCTGCTATTGATGTGGAAGAATTTCAACTTTGGCTGAAGcggaaaaatttaaatgtttCGCTAGATCTTATAAAGTCTTGGTGCGATAAGTATGGAGTACTCATGAAAGGGAGTTGGCATTAG
- the rng10 gene encoding protein Rng10 — MEENTAQKQSNATGLQRHVSGRWISNVPSYEGNEWSSEESESEDKESNLTSSENIGKNPERELNSDGTDRIIEEEEEEDDIENEASSFSEQSENENYDFSYPGTFVYRKAASSSHETLATKVVSADESARLWAEKRRFLLQKLGKDPNSKPIDYKSSMASSSTRSSQSSQVSAIQPQSQDDNRVSDIRQMENRRELNVKRRSVSSPAEDLAIRPLSFSRYKKAEEIPESLPPIKGRDSFSSVRELNESNVFARAPNKNRFSFASVAETGSGSNFSRATSSRSSKTRSVVYEPNHRHTSFFGDTLSNLSSSLNDKKSPNDDHAVLDSELMEQTLPDSAEAVEIANNVKEDIVSTANDDANELDNTSEKATLETSSKPVTEQAIEQSEVVQEVEEGDTNMTTNTILKPTDEIINKGYAYSITSSHSNHSNEKFEQIPSPDEKLSRTDIDTHVKQLQTTKSTDSLSIPFVESPQQNPEEELSDSLSNDFGIDAEKEKDENLSKPEHHPSITSVNSPFLYSPSKQPSGELDEENLKLRLQDSDVDDEVATIRSLKQNNATNSEVETVTNDPSFSQQPGTHSRILRNFDAISSIDSIPDSFSDSAVDLPVDSSKYTLVGKTQSNSNLLQDNAEKHISKSNLEKVDVKGDTSPNSVEQGIEPQAASVVGSPRSSLVSNNSLEEGALLKNSESLESIYGYLSEEPDPALTKLNTEDPFWTKGSSDDEHTIASVEQDVYPYKTSLPTIVEATTSHTESSNSKAPAIEETTTTKVEVVAAHDAVSISSNSSTHKSHSEPLNRDELEVAALSRGSLPEPPKPNKQIVVQEEDQRDTLSLKTSTTGLSSHSKSAENNSTQQSTTSPSINSGASADAVSSGISKKADNSETNLNYFATLDAFVKSPLMSFDGLGELGSTDQRYNFFNQKIQEYSAYDSGLDNWIQFCLEKDGEAPKEAPPPPRSEPVSTTTKLAKRITQPSLSPARSTVTITHNIATEAKKKSKSAANDILHLFKKKAKSEQSNAKSSSSSIKESKKMKTLFGKKLGFKS; from the coding sequence ATGGAAGAAAATACGGCTCAAAAGCAAAGTAATGCCACAGGCTTGCAACGACACGTATCAGGAAGATGGATTTCCAATGTTCCAAGTTATGAAGGTAATGAATGGAGTAGTGAAGAATCTGAGAGTGAGGATAAGGAAAGTAATCTCACCAGTAGTGAGAATATCGGAAAGAATCCCGAAAGGGAATTAAATTCTGACGGAACCGATCGCATTATagaagaagaggaggaAGAGGATGATATTGAAAACGAGGCAAGTAGCTTTAGCGAGCAAAGTGAGAACGAGAATTATGACTTTTCATACCCTGGCACTTTTGTTTACCGAAAAGCAGCATCTAGTAGCCATGAGACGCTTGCTACTAAGGTTGTCTCCGCTGATGAAAGTGCACGGTTATGGGCCGAAAAGAGGAGATTTCTTTTACAGAAATTAGGAAAAGATCCAAATTCTAAGCCGATTGATTACAAATCTTCCATGGCATCTTCTAGCACCCGTTCATCTCAATCATCACAAGTTTCAGCCATTCAACCTCAAAGTCAAGATGATAATAGGGTCTCGGATATTCGACAAATGGAAAATCGAAGAGAGTTAAATGTAAAGAGGAGATCTGTTTCAAGTCCAGCAGAGGATCTTGCTATCCGTCCTTTAAGTTTCTCTAGGTATAAAAAGGCTGAAGAAATACCCGAGTCTTTACCTCCTATCAAGGGTAGAGATAGTTTTTCAAGTGTCAGAGAGCTCAATGAATCAAACGTATTTGCTCGTGCTCCAAATAAGAACCGATTCTCATTTGCTTCAGTTGCAGAGACTGGTAGTGGCTCCAATTTTTCCAGGGCTACCTCTTCCAGAAGTTCAAAAACTCGTAGCGTCGTATATGAACCTAATCATAGGCATACCAGCTTCTTTGGGGACACGCTTAGTAACCTATCTTCCTCGTTGAACGATAAGAAATCTCCTAATGACGATCATGCAGTACTAGATAGCGAATTAATGGAGCAAACTTTGCCGGACTCTGCCGAGGCGGTAGAAATTGCTAATAATGTGAAAGAAGATATTGTTTCTACCGCTAACGATGATGCCAATGAATTGGATAATACGAGTGAAAAAGCTACTTTGGAAACTAGTTCAAAGCCTGTTACGGAACAAGCAATTGAGCAATCTGAGGTTGTTCAAGAAGTCGAGGAGGGAGATACGAACATGACTACTAATACAATTTTGAAACCAACTGAcgaaattattaataagGGTTATGCGTATTCTATAACAAGCTCACACTCGAATCATTCAAATGAGAAGTTTGAACAAATACCTAGTCCTGATGAAAAGCTTTCTCGAACAGATATTGACACTCATGTCAAGCAATTACAAACTACTAAGTCAACTGATAGCTTGTCTATTCCATTTGTTGAGTCTCCGCAGCAAAACCCAGAGGAAGAACTTTCGGACTCACTATCTAACGATTTTGGAATCGATGCTGAAAAGGAGAAGGATGAAAACCTCTCAAAACCGGAGCATCATCCATCTATAACTTCTGTAAATTCACCATTTCTTTATTCTCCTAGTAAGCAGCCCTCAGGTGAGTTGGATGAAGAAAATCTTAAACTACGATTACAAGATTCAGATGTGGATGATGAGGTAGCCACAATTCGTTCacttaaacaaaataatgcTACCAATTCGGAGGTTGAGACAGTTACGAACGATCCTTCTTTCTCCCAACAACCGGGTACTCATAGTCGTATTTTGCGAAATTTTGATGCTATCAGCTCTATCGATTCAATACCTGATAGCTTTTCTGACAGCGCTGTCGATTTGCCTGTCGATTCGTCAAAATATACCCTTGTTGGAAAAACTCAAAGTAATTCCAATCTACTTCAGGACAATGCTGAGAAacatatttcaaaatcgaaccttgaaaaagttgatgTGAAAGGAGATACATCACCCAATTCTGTCGAGCAAGGGATTGAACCTCAAGCTGCTTCTGTTGTTGGATCTCCACGCTCTTCTTTGGTTTCTAACAACTCCCTAGAGGAAGGAGCACTATTGAAAAACTCAGAAAGCTTGGAAAGTATCTATGGTTATCTTTCGGAGGAGCCCGATCCAGCTCTTACCAAGTTGAATACCGAAGACCCTTTTTGGACTAAGGGGTCATCTGACGATGAACATACAATAGCCTCTGTAGAACAAGACGTATATCCATATAAAACTAGTCTTCCAACTATTGTTGAAGCGACTACTTCTCACACTGAGTCAAGTAACTCAAAGGCTCCCGCAATTGAAGAAACGACAACTACAAAGGTCGAAGTGGTAGCTGCTCACGATGCAGTTTCAATATCCAGTAATTCCAGTACACATAAGTCTCACTCTGAACCATTAAATAGAGATGAGTTAGAAGTTGCTGCCTTAAGCCGTGGATCCTTGCCAGAACCTCCAAAACCCAACAAGCAAATAGTCGTTCAGGAAGAGGATCAACGAGACACACTATCTCTAAAGACAAGCACGACAGGTTTATCTTCTCATTCTAAAAGTGctgaaaataattcaacTCAGCAGTCGACCACTTCTCCTAGCATTAACTCCGGTGCTTCAGCGGATGCTGTTTCTTCTGgaatttccaaaaaggCTGATAATAGTGAAACtaatttaaattactttGCTACCTTAGATGCGTTTGTCAAGAGTCCATTGATGTCGTTCGATGGATTGGGTGAATTAGGTTCTACCGATCAACGttacaactttttcaatcaAAAGATTCAAGAATATTCAGCATACGATTCGGGCCTTGATAATTGGATTCAGTTTTGCTTAGAAAAAGATGGTGAGGCTCCAAAGGAAgctcctcctcctcctcgTTCTGAGCCAGTTTCAACTACAACCAAACTTGCCAAAAGAATTACGCAGCCTTCGTTGAGTCCTGCAAGGTCAACTGTTACTATAACTCACAACATTGCTActgaagcaaaaaagaagtctAAATCTGCTGCTAATGatattttacatttgtttaagaagaaagcaaaaagtgAACAATCAAACGCCAAGTCGTCATCTAGCTCTATCAAAGAATccaaaaagatgaaaactCTTTTcggaaaaaaattgggaTTCAAATCATAA
- the srb8 gene encoding mediator complex subunit Med12, whose amino-acid sequence MSNRDSANPPGFNDAVPLAICYIDSSTSSHDEYLTLLQSKVSAPDKNFRDETVDGAPFLAGDAISKGHRYSPPVRSDRASAQGLLQQHLEKSSTLENLKRYSSTLLGRQNDAVIDEPFAPFRPPPRVTLSESRRDRWLQGLSDPMVPLSSLIKTIPHGLWGEDILRMLVKFRVPFTRAIWFIRCAGVNEARSFLRKVQTTDITEWVKNWTDVAAGFLISFISSFLNADIYSFADDYTYLLKLFGRLLAEELVSPKHFLLRIVSFSGDSSLKSFSLHFFALQFFSTSLIQYTHICRKCVITILQSYQQLIVDQPANLLKFSLLSKKVSHFLFTLAQKNIESFFFPTEWDKLKPTIILLWKDFPNYSTLLSIMQERNSKAMYMYKPVTSSIRFLQIISCLSFPVGWRTLAKDLFKLLPVYTGVPLLLHWCINCRSIFSGDRNFIVSSIFDNANFDRNLIVDLTLSFVLKLHPLEYNECVAAAQLLDHLAACGYFFFSKYIARLASLGYLRESMLNSSFMDDQRKILVQLPILRMSQQLKNKIYYILSKGNYFVDWSICDEYVKRFKEDHFSFMFKKEENYAIITLSLVKIASTPMSKLYEDYLVMLFAFHYSMFQVMTKLIADNLVHFSFQSCALIFLYKISSYFVLDAKLFSSICSVVPKTESQKLLLNEMGKLFQVELNFSYDSPDVNLLIEQFYEITSYESNYDDAFVEYKDATVANRKDFIEFLFHNITVSSKHTAVIFTSDLLMVLKIALNHPPYFDDLATTTFSSLLKRDECTILSFFKILQFYGCKLLSVDQIWAVVSDVYEAQDNNTTLKQFFNYLLDESTWPEGYLEERHWRSILCKEARKHDSGLKLFKLGIKLCTRNEQIMKTIWSFIHVHDCNVISEVIPDQRFLRTLTEHFMIDLRQLDIVTCLKKALVTLDEFSAPLYATWLTTLDDDELSELTDDVVQKKVLESLDNYKSGIWKLVLSGLPNCKTVFEHLLLFSLEERLDLPAAFLQDLIGASAYVMEQVPDSWFLEKLPCPLTQSLQSFSHLSNHIEVLDSTRQSRLTFLCHLILHMHGFVELTDQLATLESLTIRKCIYRNQELLDLLLFSIHLVKPNVETNDEVCNTLKAWENIESRPYTIDFPEALQQYSPRIVLYEPTFW is encoded by the exons ATGAGCAATCGAGATTCAGCAAACCCTCCAGGCTTTAATGACGCGGTGCCCTTAGCTATTTGCTATATTGATTCTTCGACCAGTTCACACGATGAGTACTTAACATTACTTCAAAGCAAAGTTTCTGCTCcagataaaaattttcgtGATGAGACAGTCGACGGAGCTCCTTTTTTGGCAGGAGATGCTATTTCCAAAGGCCACAGGTATTCACCACCTGTGCGAAGTGATAGAGCATCTGCTCAGGGTTTGTTACAACAACATCTTGAAAAATCAAGCACTctagaaaatttaaaacgaTATTCTTCTACTTTGCTCGGTCGGCAAAATGATGCAGTAATTGATGAGCCATTCGCTCCGTTTCGTCCTCCACCAAGAGTTACACTTTCTGAGTCTAGACGTGACCGCTGGTTGCAGGGTTTATCTGATCCCATGGTGCCCTTGTCTTCTCTTATTAAAACTATACCACATGGTCTATGGGGAGAAGATATATTACGAATGTTGGTGAAGTTTCGAGTCCCTTTTACTCGAGCGATATGGTTCATTCGATGCGCTGGAGTAAATGAGGCTCGTTCATTTTTACGAAAAGTCCAGACAACTGATATAACAGAATGGGTTAAAAATTGGACTGATGTTGCAGCGGGATTCTTAATTTCGTTCATTTCGTCTTTTCTAAACGCTGATATTTACTCGTTCGCTGATGATTACACTTACCTATTGAAGCTTTTTGGTCGATTGCTGGCTGAAGAGTTGGTTTCGCCTAaacattttctattaagaattgtttccttttcaggggattcttctttaaaatccTTTAGTCTTCacttttttgctttacaGTTTTTTTCTACAAGCCTGATCCAGTACACCCATATTTGTCGTAAATGTGTTATCACAATTCTGCAAAGTTATCAACAGTTAATTGTGGACCAGCCTGCTAATCTTTTGAAGTTTAGCttgctttcaaaaaaagtatctcattttttatttaccttggctcaaaaaaatattgagtCGTTCTTTTTTCCTACTGAATGGGACAAATTGAAACCTactattatattattatggaaggattttccaaattataGCACGCTTTTATCTATAATGCAGGAAAGAAACTCAAAAGCCATGTACATGTACAAACCTGTCACAAGTAGTATTCGCTTCTTGCAAATTATTTCATGTCTTTCCTTTCCAGTGGGTTGGAGAACACTGGCTAAAGATTTGTTTAAACTTTTACCAGTTTATACAGGTGTGCCTCTTTTACTACATTGGTGTATCAATTGCCGTTCTATTTTTTCAGGTGATCGAAATTTCATCGTATCCTCAATTTTTGACAACGCCAATTTTGACAGAAATTTAATTGTGGATCTGACATTGTcgtttgttttaaaattgcaTCCTCTGGAGTACAATGAATGTGTTGCGGCAGCTCAATTACTTGATCATCTCGCAGCATGTGGatacttcttcttttcaaagtaTATTGCTAGACTTGCTTCATTAGGTTACCTGAGGGAATCGATGCttaattcttctttcatGGACGATCAGCGCAAGATTCTTGTTCAGTTGCCTATTCTTCGCATGTCTCAACAATTGAAgaacaaaatatattatatcCTTTCCAAAGGAAATTACTTTGTGGATTGGTCAATTTGCGATGAATACGTTAAACGATTTAAAGAAGACCATTTCTCTTTcatgtttaaaaaagaagagaattATGCTATCATTACCCTGAGTCTTGTTAAAATAGCATCGACACCTATGTCAAAGTTATATGAGGATTACCTGGTTATGCTTTTTGCATTTCACTATTCAATGTTTCAAGTAATGACTAAGCTTATTGCCGACAACTTGGTTCACTTCAGTTTTCAGTCTTGTGcgttaatttttctttataaaatttcatcttATTTCGTACTAGATGCCAAactcttttcttca atatgTTCTGTTGTGCCAAAGACAGAATCTCAAAAACTCCTACTGAATGAAATGGGAAAATTGTTCCAAGttgaattgaattttaGTTATGACTCACCCGATGTAAATTTGCTGATTGAGCAGTTTTATGAAATAACATCGTATGAATCAAACTATGACGATGCATTCGTAGAGTACAAGGATGCTACCGTTGCGAATAGGAAAGATTTCattgaatttttgtttcacaATATAACTGTCTCATCAAAACACACGGCAGTTATTTTCACATCAGACCTGCTTATGGTGTTAAAGATAGCTTTAAATCATCCCCCGTATTTTGATGACTTGGCAACTACAACTTTTTCAAGCTTGTTGAAACGAGACGAATGTACTATcctctctttttttaaaatactaCAATTTTATGGATGCAAGTTATTGTCGGTGGATCAAATATGGGCTGTTGTCAGTGATGTATACGAAGCACAAGATAATAATACAACAttgaagcaattttttaattaccTTCTAGACGAAAGCACTTGGCCTGAGGGTTATCTTGAAGAACGACATTGGAGATCAATTTTATGTAAAGAAGCTCGGAAACATGATTCTGGGttaaagcttttcaaattgGGTATAAAACTCTGTACCCGAAATGAACAAATAATGAAAACTATATGGTCCTTTATACATGTACATGATTGCAATGTCATTAGCGAGGTCATTCCAGATCAAAGATTTTTAAGAACCTTGACGGAACATTTCATGATAGATTTACGACAATTAGATATCGTTACATGTTTGAAAAAGGCATTGGTAACTTTGGATGAATTTTCGGCTCCTCTGTATGCGACCTGGCTTACAACTTTGGATGATGACGAGTTATCTGAATTAACTGACGACgttgttcaaaaaaaagttttagaaaGTTTGGACAATTACAAATCGGGAATTTGGAAGCTTGTCTTGTCAGGGCTTCCTAATTGCAAAACAGTTTTTGAGCACCTCTTATTGTTCAGTTTGGAAGAAAGGCTTGATTTACCAGCAGCCTTTCTCCAGGATCTTATTGGTGCATCAGCTTATGTTATGGAACAAGTACCAGATTCGTGGTTTTTAGAGAAACTGCCTTGTCCTTTAACCCAATCTTTACAATCTTTCAGTCATCTCAGCAATCATATTGAAGTTTTAGATTCTACTCGTCAATCCAG ACTAACTTTCCTCTgtcatttaattttgcaTATGCATGGGTTTGTCGAATTGACTGATCAATTGGCTACTTTAGAAAGTCTGACAATACGCAAGTGTATATATCGTAATCAAGAACTGTTAGatcttttattatttagCATCCATTTGGTTAAGCCAAATGTAGAAACAAATGATGAAGTTTGTAACACCTTGAAGGCGTGGGAGAATATCGAGTCACGTCCTTATACCATCGATTTTCCTGAAGCTCTGCAACAGTATTCACCTAGAATAGTGTTGTATGAGCCAACCTTTTGGTAA
- the rim2 gene encoding mitochondrial pyrimidine nucleotide transporter, protein MLSNSEIKPSENSQKTKVLLTKANNASNERAPPPLSHFIAGGVAGMLGAIATAPLDVVKTRLQSDFYKDRFLKQTAKSKSPLTAAYRHFMDTCIILKNVKVHEGTRALFRGLGPNLIGTIPARSINFFSYGNGKRILADLFNNGQENSQIHLMAAAIAGVITSAATNPIWLVKTRLQLDKKSGQAAQYRSSIDCIIKTIRLEGFRGLYKGLSASLLGVGESTLQWVLYEKFKHAVAIRQLRRKELGIQETIYDKVLDWGGKLGGAGIAKFMAAGIAYPHEVVRTRLRQSPSINGTPKYTGLIQCFKLVWMEQGIVGLYGGLTAHLLRVVPNACILFGSYEVIMHFIG, encoded by the exons ATGCTGTCAAATTCAGAGATTAAACCCTCTGAAAACTcacaaaaaacaaaagttttattaacaaaagcaaataatgCCAGTAACGAACGTGCTCCACCGCCTTTGTCGCATTTTATAGCGGGTGG AGTTGCAGGAATGTTAGGAGCGATTGCAACAGCACCTTTGGACGTAGTGAAGACGAGGTTGCAGTCTGACTTTTACAAAGACAGATTTTTGAAGCAAACGGCGAAATCGAAAAGTCCATTGACGGCTGCATATAGGCATTTTATGGATACATgtataatattaaaaaatgtaaaagtTCATGAAGGAACAAGAGCACTATTTCGTGGCTTAGGTCCTAATTTAATAGGAACAATTCCTGCACGGTcaattaactttttttcatatgGCAATGGCAAGCGTATATTGGCTGATCTCTTTAATAATGGTCAAGAGAACTCTCAAATACATCTAATGGCTGCTGCAATTGCAGGTGTAATTACTTCTGCTGCGACTAATCCAATATGGTTAGTAAAAACACGATTACaattagataaaaaaagtggACAAGCTGCTCAGTATCGTTCTTCGATTGATTGCAtcataaaaacaataaggCTTGAAGGATTCCGAGGATTATATAAAGGTTTATCTGCCAGTTTACTAGGAGTCGGTGAAAGTACTCTCCAGTGGGTTCTATACGAAAAATTCAAGCACGCTGTCGCTATTCGACAACTTCGTCGAAAAGAACTTGGTATTCAAGAAACTATTTATGACAAAGTTTTAGATTGGGGTGGGAAGCTTGGAGGAGCTGGAATTGCTAAATTTATGGCAGCCGGCATTGCATATCCACATGAAGTTGTTCGAACACGTTTACGACAAAGTCCATCTATAAATGGTACTCCTAAATACACTGGACTCATACAATGCTTTAAATTAGTTTGGATGGAACAAGGGATTGTTGGACTGTACGGAGGTTTGACTGCACATTTACTACGAGTAGTTCCTAATGCTTGCATTCTTTTTGGAAGTTACGAAGTAATAATGCACTTCATTGGCTAG